The DNA segment TCGATCTCGTCAGTTAACTGATCATCATAAAGGGCACTACCCCTGTCCTTTTGCGCCTCAAAGATCGCATTTATCGACTTGCACTTATCAGCGATAGCAATTGCTACCAACGGGTGGCCGCCAGAGAATGCGGTAACAGCTTTGGAATAAGCCTCAATAGGGTCCTCGACATCGAATTCCCTGAAGATCAATAGGTCCCGGATTTCGCTTTCAGTCCACGCCGGCATCCGGTATTCTTCGAAGCCTGGAGCATACTTTCGAAGCGATCTGGAAGACAGCAGTATTACAGCCAAAGAGCCACTGCCAGTTTGGACCGACAAGTACGCACAGACCTCTTGAAGACGTCTGACCGAATTGTCAGAAAGGCGTTCCGCATTATCAATTACGAGCAACCTAGACTTTTGCTCGATGAGCTTATGCTGGTTCGCTAACTCCTCAAGACGCAAACGACCTTCCACGTATTCTTGAACAGCGGCTTCTTTGTAGCGCGACCTAAGTATATCCGAGACTATATCTGACTCTAGTTCACAAACACTGTATTCACTCGCTTGATCGAGCTTGGGACACACATACCAAACCAGGCTGTCATCGTCGAGACGTAATCCCAAGCATAGCTCTCTCAGGAGAAAAGTCTTGCCGATTTTCGGTGGTCCAAGGATTTGTATTGTCCGACCTAGAGGAGCGCCACCAAACTCGTTCCACCCAACAGAACGGTCTATGCCGTCCACGGAATCCATGCTTATGCGGTATCTGGAAGGACGATCGAATCTGGCCTGCAATATTGCCAGATCAATAGCTTCATTGGAGTTGACGTCTGGCTGGGACTCAAGAGTCTTGGCGACTATTTCCTTCACGAATCCGAAAGGCAAGTCGGACAATTCATATGCTTGCTGAGTAAGCAAAGCCGCCTTGGCTTCGTTGCTGGTGTAAAGGAATTCGGTTAATCCTGGTATGTGATTATCAAGGAGCTGTGTGTACTTTTCCGGGTCATCTGTGATGACAGTCACCATCTCATCTACACTGATGATAAGTACATCGAAGCTGCAGTGCTGTCTTGCATACTCATAGATTTGGCTTTTGGCCAGCGGCTCGGTAGTTGGTATCTCCTGAGAGCAGCACAGGATAACTTTCGAACAACTTGAGAGCTTGCTGCATTTGATTAGGTCGGCGACTGGTTTCCAGTTTGCATATCGATTCTGCTCGACCGGCGGCTTCCAGTAGTCTGAGTTGGTGCTCGCTTCAACCGCAATGATCGTCCCGTCGGGCAATTCGCAGATACTATCGGGCGTCCCTGCTCGCGTCTTGCCATCAGCTGTCAAACCGTGTCGGCGCAGCGCTGAAAGCTCGGCATACGTTGCTCTAATGAAATCGTCACAGAAAGCCTGAAAAGCCCCTGCTTCCATCGCGATGATGGCCTGTGTGATCTGTTTCCTCCGCAGCTTGTGAAGCAAACGTTTACCTCAGAAGTAACATCCAATCAATAATAGGTATCGAAGCCCATTAACTGGAGCCACGCATCCACCTTGTGATCATTTTGTGACCATTTTTGCTCCAAAATGACCCAAAACAATCCAAAGCGACATTTAAAGAATCACGCCTATCCAATTGCCGTGTGACGGACTATGCTGAGTCTCAACCAGATGCGTTTTCGTCAGGATCGCTATTTAAGTCCCTGGTGTCTACCAATTCCACCACTCCGGCAATCGTAGATGGTCTATAAGCTTACACAATTTCTTGCTCAAACGCAAGAAAATTAGAGTCCCTGGTGTCTTTAGGCAAACGTCGGCCCAATCGTTTGACAATCATCACACTTGCTCTGAATTGTAGGAAGTAATATGCAGTCACAGGTACGTCTCAGAAGTAAAGCAGAGCGGGGAATTTAGGTCCAACATCCGCCCTACTTGCGCGAAGTTGGGCCACTGGCGATTCTCCATCGATATTCTCATAGACCAGAAAATACCGGTTGAACATAGCGGGCATGGCAAAGCAGTTTATCAGTCAGTTGCCCCCTACGATAAGCTCTGCAATATTGGGAAACGCGGGAACGCTAATATCTTTCACCCTTGGCTCCGAAGACTCAGAAATAATTGCGAAGGAATTTTATCCAAAGTTTTCGGCGGAAAATCTTCAGAACCTTCCAAAGCACAACGTCTATATAAAACTATCAATCGACGGTTCTTCATCAATCCCGTTCAGTGCCGAGACATTGCATGAATTCGAGAGGAGCAGTTTATCGCATAGGGAAAAGATCATCGGCCAGACTCGGCTCAGGTATGCTACGCCTAAAGAAGTCGTCGAATCAAAAATCCTGCAATGGCATCAATGGTAGAAATGTTTATTACCCCCAAAATGTTGTCTATCCTTTAAGACACTATTTAGGTTTCTTAAGCATCGTTGTTACAGGTGTAGCTATTCCACAGCAATTGCAATTTGGAATAACGGAAACAGAGAAGCGGTACAGTTAATATTCATCTAGTTCAATGTCCG comes from the Candidatus Zixiibacteriota bacterium genome and includes:
- a CDS encoding hypothetical protein (Evidence 5 : Unknown function), with the protein product MAKQFISQLPPTISSAILGNAGTLISFTLGSEDSEIIAKEFYPKFSAENLQNLPKHNVYIKLSIDGSSSIPFSAETLHEFERSSLSHREKIIGQTRLRYATPKEVVESKILQWHQW